A single window of Streptomyces griseoviridis DNA harbors:
- a CDS encoding GlsB/YeaQ/YmgE family stress response membrane protein yields the protein MGIISWIILGLLAGAIAKILLPGRDPGGLIGTTLIGIAGAFVGGWLSAHFFHRSFEKNFFDLYTWGAAIGGSLVLLVLYRVLFGNSRD from the coding sequence GTGGGCATCATCAGCTGGATCATCCTCGGACTGCTCGCCGGGGCCATCGCGAAGATCCTGCTGCCCGGCCGCGACCCGGGCGGCCTCATCGGCACCACCCTCATCGGCATAGCCGGCGCGTTCGTCGGCGGCTGGCTCTCCGCCCACTTCTTCCACCGCTCGTTCGAGAAGAACTTCTTCGACCTCTACACCTGGGGTGCGGCGATCGGCGGCTCGCTGGTCCTGCTCGTCCTGTACCGGGTGCTGTTCGGCAACTCGCGCGACTGA